AAGCTTGCCGAAACCATTGCGGAACCCGGAGAAGACTCGTTGCTGATCGAACGCATTCAAGCGGATGACGACAGCGTGATGCCCCCGGGCGGCGAAGAGCCACGACTGAGTCCGCGGGACATCCAAGTCATCCAAGAATGGATCGCCGCGGGATCACCTGCGATCAATGACGAACCCGAGCGACCGTTCGTCAGCAATGACCAAGTCGTGGCATTGATCGACCAAGACTTGCAACAACAGCCTGAGCGATCGCAACGGTTCATGCGGTACTTCACGCTGACGCATTTGTACAACTCCGGCATCAGCGAAGACGAACTGCAAACCTACCGAAACGCGTTCGCGAAACTTCTGAATAGTCTTTCGTGGAATTCAGATTTGATCATTCCCGAGGCGATTGATCCCGCTCGCACGATCTTTCGGCTCGACATGCGAACGGTCCATTGGACTCAAACAATTTGGAAATCAATCGAAGACGCAAACCCATACTTTCTTCCACCTCGATCGCCGGAGGCAAGGTCATGCTTCGAACGGACCGAAACCGAGATGCCGTTCGTCCGAGTGGACTGGTTCGTTTTCGCCGCGTCCAAACCACCGCTCTATCACAGTGTGCTGAACCTGCCGGAAACGGACGCTGACCTGGAAAACATGCTGCGCGTCAATGTGCAGGCCAACATCAACCAAGAGATGGCCATTCGAGCCGCCTTCAACCGATCGGGTGTCTCCCAGAACAATCGTTTGATTGAGTGGCACAAGTCTCCCTACGGTTCGTATTGGAAGAGCTACGATTTTGCCAGCAATACGGGGCGCCAAAACCTCTTTGAGTATCCGCTCGGTCCGAGCCATCGTCGTGATTCCTTCCAGCACGATGGTGGAGAAATCATCTTCACGCTTCCAAACGGTTTGCAAGGCTATCTGTTGACGGACGAGCAAGGACTTCGAATTGACCAAGGTCCGACACAAATCGTCAGCGATCCGAAGCAACCGGACCGCACGGTAACCAATGGTGTCTCCTGTATGTCGTGCCACTACGCCGGCATGATCCCCAAACGAGACGAAGTTGGTCCGGCGGTTCAAGCCAACCGGTCCGCATTTGATGACGCCGACGACATTTTGGCTCTCTATCGTGAGGCCAGCGAAATGGATCGCATCATGGATCAGGATGCGAAGCGGTTCGCGGATGCACTGGACGACCTCGGGATCACGACGCTCAGTCGCAGCGGCGAATCCATCTCCGCGATGTCATCTCGATTCATCCAAGACATTGATTTGGAACAAGTCGCCTGTGAATTTGGTTTGCAGGTGGAGGAGTTCCTGGAACGAATGCAAGAAGCGTCTCGTGTGGCGAGAATTTTCAGTTCGCTTCAGATCAGCGGCGGCACGATTAAGCGAGATGTCTTCAAAGAAATGTTTGCCGACGCGTGCGTGGACTTGCAGTTGATTGAAGCTCACGAAGTGCACCGACCCAACCGATCAAGCTCTTCTGTCGCGGCGACGTCCAATGCTCGTTCCGGTTCATCGCCTGTCGCGAAAGCTCCGATGAACTCCGCCGGTGCTCGAAATTCGAAGATGTCTTCCGGCCATTCACCGAATCGAACGACCGCACCGATGAAGGTGGGGTCCAAGCTGTCGCCGATCGCCAAGTTTTCGGATCTCAGTTGGGGAGTGAAGTCCCTGGCGATTCATCCCAATCAAAATGTTGTTGCGGCGGGACGTCCCGATCGAAAGATCACGTTGTTTGATTTCGATCATGAAAGCGTTTTGGGCGAGCTGACCGGACTGGATATGCTTCAGGCGGTGACCGCTTGTGCCTTCACTCCCGATGGAAATCACTTGGTCGCTGGCGGCAGCACGGGGCACATCGTGGTCTACTCCGTCACCGAGAAGGGGCTGCTTCGCCCGTCAGGACAATTCCCAGGTCACAACGGAGAGATCCATTGCATCGACATCTCGTCGTCCGGTCGTTACGCATTGACCGGCGATGCAAAAAAGGTTGCTCGGTGTTGGGAAATCGCGACAGGAAAAGAGCTTTCGATGATCGGTGATTTCAAAGGCCCGGTGAAGGCTGTGCATATTTCAGCGGACGAACGAACGATGCTCGCAACCGATGGAGCCACACTGGTCGAAGCCGACATGGGGACAGGCGACCCGATTAGCCAGCGTCCTCTGAATCGATCTTGGGCGTCGGGCCAGTCGGCCGCGTTCTCGCCTGATGGCACTTGGCTCGCCGTGGCTGACACTTACAACATTCGGGTTTGGGACTTGAAAAC
The Rhodopirellula bahusiensis DNA segment above includes these coding regions:
- a CDS encoding SHD1 domain-containing protein; amino-acid sequence: MRFTIFLLLLAVTALSSLQAREWTDATGKYRIEAKLVVVHGDKVVLERPDGKIISIPVAKLSDEDQTFLKELAAKKAASSSESDRPADTKASAAMSSSAPALDMSPKQLATQTKILLQDACHRCHGEDGTSEGGFNFVVNLGKLAETIAEPGEDSLLIERIQADDDSVMPPGGEEPRLSPRDIQVIQEWIAAGSPAINDEPERPFVSNDQVVALIDQDLQQQPERSQRFMRYFTLTHLYNSGISEDELQTYRNAFAKLLNSLSWNSDLIIPEAIDPARTIFRLDMRTVHWTQTIWKSIEDANPYFLPPRSPEARSCFERTETEMPFVRVDWFVFAASKPPLYHSVLNLPETDADLENMLRVNVQANINQEMAIRAAFNRSGVSQNNRLIEWHKSPYGSYWKSYDFASNTGRQNLFEYPLGPSHRRDSFQHDGGEIIFTLPNGLQGYLLTDEQGLRIDQGPTQIVSDPKQPDRTVTNGVSCMSCHYAGMIPKRDEVGPAVQANRSAFDDADDILALYREASEMDRIMDQDAKRFADALDDLGITTLSRSGESISAMSSRFIQDIDLEQVACEFGLQVEEFLERMQEASRVARIFSSLQISGGTIKRDVFKEMFADACVDLQLIEAHEVHRPNRSSSSVAATSNARSGSSPVAKAPMNSAGARNSKMSSGHSPNRTTAPMKVGSKLSPIAKFSDLSWGVKSLAIHPNQNVVAAGRPDRKITLFDFDHESVLGELTGLDMLQAVTACAFTPDGNHLVAGGSTGHIVVYSVTEKGLLRPSGQFPGHNGEIHCIDISSSGRYALTGDAKKVARCWEIATGKELSMIGDFKGPVKAVHISADERTMLATDGATLVEADMGTGDPISQRPLNRSWASGQSAAFSPDGTWLAVADTYNIRVWDLKTFRELMPLIGSETLWSMRFAPDNQHLFAGGRGKVDVWEFQRNARLQRQSIDRGYVHSLAVSADGSHFAAVGSIGGSLEVFSRNE